One genomic window of Bacteroidales bacterium includes the following:
- a CDS encoding serpin family protein, protein MKAAYLFLAALFFMFSCEKNNNDPVPAKPADLGLSKSTTDIIEADNAFGLDLFTKVLKNDAESDNIFVSPTSVALALAMTYNGSAGDTRAAMETALHKQGFTDEEINNGYKSLIDALKSVDPKVILEIANSIWYKEGFTVLPDFININRQFYNAEVDSLDFSDPSSAGTINGWVNVQTHGKINKIIDGIPGDAVMYLINAIYFKGIWQYEFDKSKTFSGSFTANGGSSVSVDYMTQSGTFQAAQYSGFDMIELPYGRGNFSMVILLPKNDNTVDNLADSITNENWNTWISGLKKRNVDLFLPKFTYSYSRLLNPDLTGMGMGVAFSDGADFSGINGYGGLKISRVIHKSFVEVNEQGTEAAAVTAVEIVEASYPGANLEFNVNRPFMFAIRETTTGAVLFMGRVNNPLTKENGD, encoded by the coding sequence ATGAAAGCTGCATATCTTTTTCTGGCCGCCCTGTTTTTCATGTTCTCCTGTGAGAAAAACAACAATGACCCGGTACCTGCAAAGCCTGCCGATCTCGGACTGTCTAAAAGCACAACAGATATAATTGAAGCGGATAATGCATTCGGACTTGACCTTTTTACTAAGGTTCTTAAAAACGATGCCGAATCCGATAACATTTTTGTATCACCCACAAGTGTGGCACTGGCGCTTGCCATGACGTATAACGGATCTGCCGGCGATACCCGCGCAGCCATGGAAACGGCTTTGCATAAACAGGGTTTTACGGATGAAGAAATCAACAATGGGTACAAAAGTCTCATTGATGCCCTGAAATCGGTTGATCCGAAGGTTATTCTCGAAATTGCCAATTCAATCTGGTATAAGGAAGGATTTACTGTTTTACCTGATTTTATAAACATCAACAGGCAGTTTTATAATGCCGAAGTGGATTCACTTGATTTCAGTGATCCTTCATCTGCCGGCACAATAAATGGATGGGTAAATGTTCAGACACACGGAAAAATCAACAAAATTATTGATGGCATACCTGGTGATGCCGTTATGTACCTGATTAATGCGATTTATTTCAAGGGAATCTGGCAGTATGAATTTGATAAATCAAAAACATTCAGCGGATCATTTACGGCAAATGGAGGGAGTTCTGTTAGTGTGGATTATATGACACAATCGGGTACCTTTCAGGCTGCACAGTATTCAGGTTTCGATATGATTGAACTGCCTTATGGGAGAGGAAATTTTAGTATGGTAATTCTGTTGCCTAAGAATGATAACACCGTAGACAACCTGGCGGATTCAATCACGAATGAAAACTGGAATACCTGGATCAGTGGTCTGAAAAAAAGGAATGTCGATTTATTCTTACCGAAATTTACTTATAGCTATAGCAGGTTGTTGAATCCTGATCTCACCGGTATGGGGATGGGCGTTGCTTTTTCTGACGGAGCTGACTTTTCAGGAATTAACGGATATGGTGGCCTCAAGATTTCCAGGGTAATCCATAAATCATTTGTAGAGGTAAATGAACAGGGAACTGAAGCAGCCGCAGTGACGGCGGTTGAAATTGTTGAAGCCTCCTATCCGGGGGCTAATCTTGAATTCAATGTTAATCGCCCGTTTATGTTTGCCATTCGTGAAACAACAACCGGCGCTGTTTTATTCATGGGCAGGGTAAACAACCCGTTAACCAAAGAAAACGGCGATTAG
- a CDS encoding aldose epimerase family protein produces MLNENNFKTVHYGKETRLVTLKNKNGLIAQVTNYGAIIASIHVPDRNGKMADIVQGYDTIAEYISGNGPYMGAVCGRVANRIGKGKFTLNKKVYTLAINNGPNHLHGGITGYSKVVWDVMETKANMVHLQYVSVNGEEGYPGKVKVTVIYTLTDNDELRLDYRATTDSTTIFNLASHSYFNLAGEGSGDAMVQELQINAKFFTPTDDTNVPTGEILSVTGTPMDFTVAKKIGRDINADYDQLKYGNGYDHNWVLDHPSGELGLAAIAYDPGSGRVMEIFTTQPGVQLYSSNWMDNEKGKGGKKYQKRQAFCLETQHFADAINKPHFPGIMLNPGEEYRHSCVHRFTVRK; encoded by the coding sequence ATGCTTAACGAAAACAACTTTAAAACCGTTCATTACGGCAAGGAAACGCGGCTCGTCACGTTGAAAAACAAGAACGGATTAATTGCCCAGGTTACGAACTATGGCGCTATTATTGCCAGTATTCATGTTCCTGACAGGAACGGTAAAATGGCGGATATCGTCCAGGGATATGATACAATAGCCGAGTACATCAGTGGCAACGGGCCCTATATGGGAGCAGTCTGCGGTCGCGTAGCCAACCGTATCGGCAAGGGAAAATTCACACTGAATAAAAAGGTATACACTCTTGCCATTAATAACGGTCCCAATCACCTTCATGGCGGAATTACAGGTTACAGTAAAGTCGTTTGGGATGTTATGGAAACCAAAGCCAACATGGTACATCTCCAGTATGTTTCGGTGAACGGAGAAGAAGGATATCCCGGGAAAGTAAAGGTAACTGTAATTTATACACTCACTGACAATGATGAACTGAGGCTGGATTACAGGGCTACAACCGATTCAACAACTATTTTCAACCTCGCCAGTCACTCCTACTTTAACCTGGCAGGAGAAGGTTCTGGTGATGCCATGGTGCAGGAATTGCAAATCAATGCAAAATTCTTTACGCCTACTGATGATACAAACGTTCCTACTGGGGAAATTCTCAGTGTGACAGGCACACCCATGGATTTTACCGTGGCAAAGAAGATAGGCAGGGATATTAACGCAGATTATGATCAGCTTAAATATGGAAACGGCTATGATCATAACTGGGTACTGGATCACCCTTCAGGAGAGCTCGGATTGGCAGCTATAGCCTATGACCCGGGATCAGGACGTGTAATGGAAATTTTTACAACCCAACCGGGTGTACAGTTGTACAGTTCGAACTGGATGGATAATGAAAAGGGCAAGGGTGGCAAAAAATACCAGAAACGCCAGGCATTCTGCCTCGAAACACAGCATTTTGCCGATGCCATTAATAAACCTCATTTCCCGGGCATAATGCTGAATCCCGGAGAGGAATATAGGCATAGCTGTGTGCATCGGTTTACGGTGAGAAAATAA
- the bglX gene encoding beta-glucosidase BglX codes for MKRISIAFFAAVLFASGMKAQDQKMTAFINDLMGKMTVEEKIGQLNLITGSDFTTGTATNSNMAQKIKSGQVGGLFNVFSVSAMKSAQDLAVKESPNHIPILFGMDVIHGYRTIFPIPLALSCTWDMQLIEKSARIAAQEATANGIAWTFSPMVDIARDARWGRIAEGSGEDPWLGSRIAEAMVKGYQGDDLTKNNTMMACVKHFALYGAAEAGRDYNTVDMSRLTMYNDYLPPYKAAVDAGAGSVMTSFNVVDGIPSTGNRWLLTELLRNEWGFNGFVVTDYTATNEMINHGMGDLQAVSALAVSAGTDMDMVGEGFLTTLKNSLDEGKISLQDIDVACRRVLEAKYKLGLFDDPYRYLNEERAKTEVLTPDNISTARTIASRSMVLLKNDKQVLPLKKSGTIAVIGPLGESKFDMLGTWAMGGDPKQIVSVVEGIKNVSGDAVKVLYAKGSELTDNALMLKATNPLGPRGDQNKEKKPSGNLLNEALQTAAKADVIVAVLGEASAWSGEASSMSEIGLQKTQQELLKALLGTGKPVVLVLINGRPLTLAWENENVSTILEAWAGGSEAGNAIADVLFGNYNPSGRLTTTFPRSVGQIPLYYNHKNTGRPMDANNKFTSKYLDIQNDPLYPFGYGLSYSKFDYSDIKLSSNALKGNDKLTVSVTVTNTSKLAGEEVVQLYIRDMVGSVSRPMKELKDFRKVMLQPGEKKEVVMEVTTDDLKFYNSQLKYDWEPGDFTVFVGGNSRDVKSAVFNWAK; via the coding sequence ATGAAGAGGATAAGTATTGCTTTTTTTGCAGCTGTTCTGTTTGCGTCCGGCATGAAGGCCCAGGATCAGAAAATGACAGCGTTCATCAACGACCTGATGGGCAAAATGACGGTAGAGGAGAAAATCGGTCAGCTCAACCTGATTACCGGTAGTGATTTTACAACCGGTACTGCCACTAACTCCAATATGGCACAGAAGATAAAGAGTGGACAGGTAGGAGGATTGTTCAACGTTTTTTCGGTTTCAGCAATGAAATCAGCCCAGGACCTTGCTGTTAAAGAATCTCCGAATCATATTCCAATCCTTTTCGGGATGGATGTGATCCATGGATACAGGACAATTTTCCCGATTCCACTGGCTTTAAGCTGCACATGGGACATGCAACTGATTGAGAAATCGGCCCGCATTGCTGCTCAGGAAGCAACTGCCAACGGAATAGCATGGACTTTTTCACCCATGGTCGATATTGCAAGGGATGCCCGTTGGGGAAGAATTGCAGAAGGAAGCGGCGAAGATCCCTGGCTCGGTTCACGAATTGCAGAAGCCATGGTTAAAGGTTACCAGGGTGATGACCTTACAAAGAACAATACAATGATGGCCTGTGTAAAGCATTTCGCTTTATATGGCGCTGCTGAAGCCGGGCGCGACTATAATACCGTTGATATGAGCCGGCTCACCATGTATAACGATTATCTTCCTCCTTATAAGGCCGCTGTGGATGCAGGGGCAGGAAGTGTGATGACTTCATTCAATGTAGTGGACGGTATTCCTTCCACGGGTAATCGCTGGCTTCTCACTGAACTCCTGCGTAATGAATGGGGCTTCAACGGATTTGTGGTGACTGATTATACAGCCACAAATGAAATGATTAACCATGGAATGGGTGATCTTCAGGCTGTGTCTGCCCTGGCAGTTTCTGCCGGAACCGACATGGATATGGTGGGCGAAGGATTTCTTACAACACTTAAAAATTCGCTTGACGAAGGAAAAATAAGCTTGCAGGACATTGATGTGGCCTGCCGCAGGGTACTTGAGGCAAAATATAAGCTCGGACTTTTTGACGATCCTTACCGTTACCTGAATGAAGAAAGGGCAAAAACCGAAGTGCTGACACCGGATAACATCAGTACCGCTCGTACCATAGCTTCCAGATCAATGGTATTGCTTAAGAATGACAAGCAGGTACTTCCGCTGAAAAAATCAGGAACGATTGCAGTGATTGGTCCTCTGGGCGAAAGTAAGTTCGATATGCTGGGCACATGGGCCATGGGTGGTGATCCCAAACAGATTGTTTCGGTTGTTGAGGGTATTAAGAATGTGAGTGGAGATGCCGTGAAAGTGCTGTATGCAAAAGGTTCGGAGCTTACAGACAACGCGTTAATGCTGAAGGCAACAAATCCTTTGGGCCCACGGGGAGATCAGAATAAGGAAAAGAAACCATCCGGTAACCTGTTGAACGAAGCTTTGCAGACTGCTGCAAAAGCAGATGTAATTGTTGCCGTCCTGGGTGAAGCTTCCGCATGGTCGGGTGAAGCTTCCAGCATGTCAGAAATCGGCCTGCAGAAAACTCAGCAGGAACTGCTCAAGGCATTGCTCGGTACAGGGAAACCGGTAGTGCTTGTACTCATTAATGGCAGGCCTTTAACACTGGCATGGGAAAATGAAAATGTAAGCACTATTCTTGAAGCATGGGCGGGCGGTTCGGAAGCCGGTAATGCAATTGCAGATGTACTTTTCGGCAATTATAACCCGTCAGGCCGACTGACAACAACTTTTCCAAGGAGCGTAGGACAGATTCCCCTGTACTACAATCATAAAAATACGGGCCGGCCGATGGATGCCAATAATAAATTCACTTCAAAATATCTTGATATTCAAAATGATCCGCTTTATCCGTTTGGCTATGGATTAAGCTATTCAAAATTTGATTACAGCGATATCAAATTAAGCAGCAATGCACTCAAAGGAAACGACAAACTGACAGTTTCAGTAACAGTCACCAATACATCCAAATTGGCCGGGGAAGAAGTCGTTCAGTTGTATATCCGCGATATGGTTGGGTCTGTTTCACGACCCATGAAAGAATTGAAGGATTTCAGGAAAGTAATGCTTCAGCCGGGCGAGAAGAAAGAGGTAGTTATGGAAGTAACAACCGATGATCTGAAATTCTATAACAGCCAGTTGAAGTATGATTGGGAACCGGGTGACTTCACCGTATTTGTGGGTGGTAATTCACGCGATGTGAAATCGGCTGTATTTAATTGGGCGAAATAA
- a CDS encoding carboxylesterase family protein yields the protein MKLPVILLAATVTITACFSFRNQSGNSIDVKSVPTEAGLVSGYTGEDGLVKIFKGIPFAAPPIGELRWKPPVPPAHWEGVRKCEVFSASAIQAKPAPFAMWSKEFMAPEEPLSEDCLYLNVWTPAKDADEKRPVIVYIHGGAFTGGSGSVPLYDGEAIAKKGVVFVTINYRLGILGFLAHPDLSKESPDGVSGNYGILDQIAALKWVNKNIAAFGGDPSNVTIEGQSAGAFSVNALVVSPKAKGLFQKAIAESGGIFGGDRMLTSGLKNGEDAGVRLAEKLKSTIAEMRKLPAETLLKAGAAGPVIDGVVIMPADQTFASSQQNDVALLTGWNADEFNFGPPAKAASFKAEAQRRYGNFSEDMLRVFPAETDEQANQSQKLLSVLSFGWQNYRWATMQSEKGKNKAWLYLFSHVPPGEPNYGAFHSAEFGYCLNNLKYWDRPFTDADYKLADMMSSYWVNFAKTGNPNGKGLPEWPSFNPTNPKIIEFGDEVKPADLPYKPQLQFLDRYQESLQSKN from the coding sequence ATGAAACTGCCGGTAATTCTGTTGGCTGCTACTGTTACAATCACAGCCTGTTTTTCATTCCGGAATCAATCCGGAAACAGTATTGATGTTAAATCGGTGCCAACAGAAGCCGGTCTGGTTTCAGGCTATACCGGTGAAGACGGTCTTGTTAAAATTTTCAAAGGAATTCCGTTTGCGGCTCCTCCGATAGGCGAACTGCGCTGGAAACCGCCGGTACCACCTGCCCATTGGGAAGGCGTACGCAAATGTGAAGTTTTTTCCGCCAGTGCCATCCAGGCAAAGCCGGCTCCTTTTGCCATGTGGAGCAAAGAATTTATGGCACCCGAAGAACCGCTGAGCGAGGACTGCCTTTACCTGAATGTATGGACACCGGCAAAAGACGCTGATGAGAAGAGACCAGTGATTGTTTACATTCATGGAGGAGCATTCACAGGTGGTTCAGGTTCAGTGCCGCTTTATGACGGGGAAGCAATCGCTAAGAAAGGAGTCGTTTTTGTTACGATCAATTACAGGCTGGGCATCCTCGGATTCCTTGCACACCCTGATCTTTCAAAGGAATCCCCTGATGGCGTTTCAGGAAATTATGGCATACTCGATCAGATTGCCGCACTTAAATGGGTAAATAAAAATATAGCAGCGTTCGGCGGTGATCCGTCGAACGTTACAATTGAAGGGCAGTCGGCCGGTGCATTCAGTGTGAATGCACTGGTTGTATCACCAAAAGCAAAGGGATTATTTCAGAAGGCTATTGCCGAAAGCGGTGGTATTTTTGGCGGCGACCGTATGCTGACTTCCGGTTTGAAAAATGGTGAGGATGCAGGAGTGAGATTGGCTGAAAAACTCAAATCCACTATTGCTGAAATGAGAAAGCTGCCGGCAGAGACCTTGCTCAAGGCAGGTGCTGCCGGACCTGTAATTGATGGTGTTGTAATTATGCCTGCCGATCAAACATTTGCTTCATCGCAGCAAAATGATGTAGCCCTTTTAACCGGGTGGAATGCGGATGAGTTTAATTTCGGCCCCCCGGCAAAAGCGGCCTCATTTAAAGCTGAAGCCCAAAGGCGTTACGGTAATTTCTCTGAAGATATGTTAAGGGTGTTCCCTGCTGAAACGGATGAACAGGCCAATCAATCGCAAAAACTCTTGTCAGTTTTATCGTTTGGCTGGCAAAATTACAGGTGGGCAACCATGCAGAGTGAAAAAGGAAAAAACAAGGCATGGTTGTATCTTTTCAGTCATGTACCTCCGGGTGAACCCAATTACGGGGCCTTTCATTCTGCTGAATTCGGGTATTGCCTCAATAACCTGAAATACTGGGATCGCCCTTTCACTGATGCGGATTACAAGCTGGCCGACATGATGTCATCCTACTGGGTGAATTTTGCAAAAACAGGGAATCCGAACGGCAAAGGCTTACCGGAATGGCCTTCGTTTAACCCGACCAATCCAAAGATTATTGAGTTTGGTGATGAGGTTAAGCCCGCTGACCTCCCGTATAAGCCGCAGCTGCAGTTTCTTGACAGATACCAGGAATCTCTGCAGTCGAAAAATTAG
- a CDS encoding galactokinase family protein, whose protein sequence is MANTETLLSKLNAGTDALKKLYGNDPAELIKNSQRYQNLLKQFVNDFGNADAEFFSSPGRTEIGGNHTDHNYGRVLAGAVNLDNVAVAARNNTNTVRIESAGYPAFEVDLSNLKPDKNEQYTSASLVRGISARLKELGFQIGGFNAVIDGGVPKGSGLSSSASFEVLIGAIISELFNQGKLDPIQNAIIGQYAENNFFGKPCGLMDQTACSMGGLITIDFKDPSKPVVKKVNFDFIATGFALVITDTGGNHADLNDEYASLPTDMKAVAAQLGAKVLREVTLEQIIDIAPRIREKVGDRAILRAIHFEKDNQRVVDQVAALERNDFKSFLDMVIESGYSSYMYNQNIYPVNNVREQGVSLALALSDIVLKGKGAWRVHGGGFAGTIQAFVPNDALDQYISTLEHVYGKGSCHKLFIRQQGTGKVEI, encoded by the coding sequence ATGGCGAATACTGAAACCCTTCTCTCCAAACTCAATGCAGGTACCGACGCGTTGAAAAAATTATACGGAAATGATCCTGCTGAATTAATAAAAAACTCACAGCGTTATCAAAACCTGTTAAAGCAGTTTGTAAATGATTTCGGAAATGCAGATGCTGAATTTTTCAGCTCTCCCGGCCGTACCGAAATAGGCGGAAACCATACCGATCACAACTACGGAAGGGTACTTGCCGGGGCTGTTAACCTCGACAACGTGGCTGTTGCAGCCCGAAATAACACAAACACGGTTCGTATTGAATCTGCAGGGTATCCGGCATTTGAAGTCGATCTTTCAAACCTGAAACCCGACAAGAATGAACAGTATACTTCTGCTTCGCTTGTAAGAGGTATCAGTGCCCGTTTAAAAGAACTTGGCTTCCAGATCGGCGGATTCAATGCTGTAATCGACGGCGGAGTTCCGAAAGGTTCAGGCCTCAGTTCATCGGCTTCTTTCGAAGTGCTGATCGGTGCCATAATCAGTGAACTCTTCAACCAGGGAAAACTTGATCCGATTCAGAACGCCATTATCGGGCAGTATGCCGAGAATAATTTTTTCGGAAAGCCTTGCGGTCTGATGGATCAGACAGCCTGTTCAATGGGCGGACTGATAACAATTGATTTTAAAGATCCTTCTAAACCGGTTGTGAAGAAAGTGAATTTCGACTTCATCGCTACCGGATTTGCCCTTGTGATAACAGATACAGGCGGAAACCATGCCGATTTGAATGATGAATACGCATCATTACCCACTGATATGAAAGCTGTGGCAGCCCAGCTGGGTGCAAAAGTGCTCAGGGAAGTCACTCTTGAACAAATCATCGATATTGCACCGCGTATCAGGGAAAAAGTCGGTGACAGAGCCATTTTGAGAGCCATCCATTTTGAAAAGGACAATCAGCGGGTTGTCGACCAGGTTGCAGCCCTTGAAAGAAACGATTTCAAGTCGTTCCTGGATATGGTAATCGAATCAGGCTACAGTTCCTATATGTATAATCAGAATATTTATCCTGTCAATAATGTTCGTGAACAGGGTGTTTCACTTGCCCTGGCTCTGAGCGACATCGTACTGAAGGGTAAAGGCGCGTGGCGTGTGCATGGAGGCGGATTTGCCGGAACCATCCAGGCTTTTGTCCCTAATGATGCACTGGATCAGTATATATCCACCCTTGAACATGTATATGGAAAAGGTTCCTGCCATAAGCTTTTCATCAGGCAGCAGGGAACGGGGAAAGTGGAAATATAG
- a CDS encoding ATP-binding protein — MTDSVSDNNGPVENGDTELRKRIRYLEDRLSQANSIIEEQKDFSILFNTSLHLLESVDKKTVLQRIVDSASKLVTTDTSAIYLVKEDELILRATYPPLPPGFPDEFRLARLENHPHIRRVIDEETIVIIPDTAREDFTDEENVIVKKRKLGSIVYIPLFVNKRVTGVIIIGTIKRRSKFEKHQVDLFRSFSNITSLALENTYLVKNLIETRDKAEENDRLKTAFLHNISHEIRTPLNAILGFSGMLTQKDLTKDQIQKYIDIIDKSGKQLMSIVDDIISISHIETRQLSVYESTVNLNALLINLELQYRTIASHKNLEFRAINFIQPPDKIILTDEFKLLGILTNLINNAIKFTDKGFIEVGVSEKNKTIEFYVLDSGIGIPESERSKIFDRFYQIDYGVNRTYDGMGLGLSISSAYSELLGGKITVESEAGKGSKFILQLPEARTGKENHSEIFTDRSAMM, encoded by the coding sequence ATGACTGACTCAGTTTCCGATAACAACGGACCTGTGGAGAACGGAGACACAGAACTCCGGAAAAGGATCCGGTACCTTGAAGACAGGTTGTCACAGGCTAATTCAATCATTGAGGAACAAAAGGACTTTTCCATCCTTTTCAATACCAGTCTGCACCTGCTTGAGTCAGTGGATAAAAAAACAGTGTTGCAGAGGATTGTAGACAGTGCCTCAAAACTTGTAACCACTGATACCAGTGCCATTTACCTTGTGAAAGAGGATGAACTCATTCTGAGAGCCACGTATCCTCCTCTGCCTCCGGGATTCCCTGATGAATTCAGGCTGGCAAGGCTTGAAAATCATCCGCATATCCGAAGGGTAATTGATGAAGAAACGATTGTAATTATTCCTGATACGGCCAGGGAAGATTTCACGGATGAAGAAAATGTAATTGTCAAAAAGAGGAAACTGGGATCTATCGTTTACATCCCGCTATTTGTGAATAAAAGAGTCACCGGAGTCATTATAATCGGGACTATCAAAAGACGCTCAAAATTTGAAAAACACCAGGTTGATTTGTTCCGGTCGTTTTCGAATATTACTTCGCTGGCCCTTGAAAACACGTACCTGGTAAAAAACCTGATTGAAACCAGGGATAAGGCGGAAGAAAACGACAGACTGAAAACTGCCTTTCTTCATAATATTTCACATGAAATCAGGACGCCTCTGAATGCCATTCTTGGTTTTTCGGGGATGCTTACCCAGAAAGACCTCACCAAAGATCAGATCCAAAAATACATCGATATTATTGATAAGAGCGGCAAACAGCTGATGTCAATAGTTGATGATATTATCAGTATATCTCATATTGAAACCAGGCAACTGAGTGTCTATGAATCCACTGTCAACCTGAATGCATTGCTTATCAACCTTGAACTTCAATATCGTACTATTGCATCACACAAAAACCTTGAATTCAGAGCGATTAATTTTATTCAGCCACCGGATAAAATAATTCTAACTGACGAATTCAAACTGTTGGGAATATTGACCAATCTGATTAACAACGCAATTAAATTCACTGACAAGGGCTTTATAGAAGTAGGAGTCAGTGAAAAAAACAAGACTATAGAATTTTATGTTCTTGATTCAGGAATTGGAATACCGGAATCTGAAAGATCGAAAATTTTTGACCGCTTCTACCAGATAGATTACGGGGTAAACAGGACTTATGACGGTATGGGTCTGGGATTATCCATATCAAGCGCATACTCTGAACTACTTGGCGGAAAAATTACAGTGGAATCTGAAGCCGGTAAAGGTTCCAAATTTATCTTACAGCTACCTGAAGCAAGGACAGGAAAAGAAAATCATTCAGAGATTTTTACCGACAGATCGGCAATGATGTAA
- the gluP gene encoding glucose/galactose MFS transporter produces MTKNENNSKFLFPLIVMASLFFLFGFITTMNNSTIEFLKNAFGLDDVAKQLPNTFFYGAYILSVPVGFLLNKIGYKNGVLSGLALITLGFFLCIPGVSMGYYGFLSTVSVFAIGVVILQVAAAPYVNALGPAETAASRLTLTNALNSVATVIAPIFVSVLLVTPKLEPGTKLENSAIKDIVDGPFLTIGVITAVILVIMFFLKLPEIKSEGESTTGSEKKYKSSAFKYTHMWLGSLAIFFYMGVEIGIPSFFADYAGKLGVLDKINPIDMLKYYWGGLMVGRIIGIFVLRSFKANRILSFCAVGGALLLALSFVIGTNASTLAMWVFLATGLFHSIMWPCIYNLSLEDLGPHSKVGSGVIATSVIGAAILPIIMGGIQKEIGLIIAISCLFLYYAYITFFAVKGSTIR; encoded by the coding sequence ATGACTAAGAACGAAAACAACTCGAAATTTCTATTTCCGCTGATTGTGATGGCTTCTTTATTCTTCCTGTTCGGATTCATCACAACCATGAACAATTCAACGATTGAATTCCTGAAAAATGCTTTCGGGCTTGATGATGTAGCCAAGCAGTTACCCAACACATTTTTTTACGGTGCTTACATCCTTTCGGTCCCTGTTGGTTTTCTTCTGAATAAAATCGGTTACAAAAACGGGGTCCTGTCGGGACTGGCCCTTATCACACTCGGATTTTTCCTTTGTATACCCGGCGTATCCATGGGCTATTATGGATTTCTTTCCACTGTGTCGGTATTTGCAATAGGTGTTGTTATTCTCCAGGTTGCAGCAGCACCTTATGTTAACGCCCTCGGGCCCGCAGAAACGGCCGCCAGCCGACTTACACTTACCAATGCGCTCAATTCGGTGGCCACTGTAATTGCCCCGATATTTGTATCAGTATTGTTAGTGACTCCCAAACTTGAACCCGGCACCAAATTGGAAAACAGTGCCATCAAAGACATTGTTGACGGTCCTTTCCTTACTATCGGAGTCATTACAGCCGTCATCCTTGTCATCATGTTCTTTTTGAAATTACCTGAAATTAAAAGTGAAGGTGAATCAACTACAGGTTCCGAAAAGAAATATAAATCCAGTGCCTTTAAGTACACACACATGTGGCTGGGATCGTTAGCCATTTTCTTTTATATGGGTGTTGAAATCGGTATTCCCAGTTTCTTCGCCGATTATGCCGGAAAACTCGGAGTACTCGATAAGATCAACCCCATCGACATGCTGAAGTACTACTGGGGTGGACTTATGGTTGGCCGTATTATCGGAATCTTTGTTCTTCGCAGTTTCAAGGCAAACAGGATATTAAGCTTCTGTGCAGTTGGCGGAGCTTTACTGCTTGCCCTGTCATTTGTAATCGGAACCAACGCCAGTACGCTCGCTATGTGGGTATTCCTGGCTACCGGCCTCTTCCATTCCATCATGTGGCCTTGCATTTACAACCTTTCACTTGAGGATCTCGGTCCCCATTCAAAAGTAGGATCAGGCGTAATCGCTACTTCGGTCATCGGCGCTGCTATTCTGCCGATTATTATGGGCGGAATTCAGAAAGAAATAGGCCTGATTATTGCCATCAGCTGCCTCTTCCTCTATTACGCCTACATTACATTCTTTGCTGTGAAAGGATCGACTATAAGGTAA